A window of Mangifera indica cultivar Alphonso chromosome 11, CATAS_Mindica_2.1, whole genome shotgun sequence contains these coding sequences:
- the LOC123228598 gene encoding putative UDP-glucuronate:xylan alpha-glucuronosyltransferase 3: MRGPSPSPLKARHRLSASFGSEEANKRRLQRYRVFRDVEKVLHVPVQYRHFNCKTSSLNVLLVVILLGALLRLFRSPAVLVADYPSTAASRSSFRRWIGESATADPRYLSTLDVDWDQMSNVVEKLTDRNKYLGVGLLKFNDSEIEHWKQLLPDAEHVALHLDHVSNNITWEVLYPEWIDEDKEFEVPTCPSLPKIQVPGKPRIDLIVVKLPCNKLGRWSRDVARLHLQLEAARLAASSKSRHPVHVLLITNCFPIPNLFTCEDIVIHTGNAWLYKPNLHWLREKVQLPVGSCELAVPLKAKEHFYSERPHREAYATILHSAHVYVCGAITAAQSIRMAGST, encoded by the exons ATGAGAGGTCCCTCCCCTAGTCCTTTAAAGGCCAGGCACCGACTGTCCGCTTCATT TGGCAGTGAAGAGGCAAACAAAAGGAGGTTGCAAAGATATAGGGTTTTTAGAGATGTTGAGAAAGTGCTCCATGTTCCTGTACAATATAGGCATTTTAACTGCAAGACTTCAAGCCTGAATGTATTGCTGGTTGTTATCTTGTTGGGAGCCTTGCTCAGGCTTTTCCGTTCTCCAGCGGTTCTTGTTGCTGATTATCCTTCTACTGCTGCATCTCG GTCAAGTTTTAGGAGATGGATTGGAGAGAGTGCTACTGCAGATCCTCGCTATTTATCTACTTTAGATGTGGACTGGGATCAAATGTCAAATGTTGTAGAGAAATTGACTGACAGGAACAAATATCTTGGTGTTGGcttgttaaaatttaatgacAGCGAGATAGAACACTGGAAGCAGTTATTACCAGATGCTGAACATGTTGCTCTGCACCTTGACCATGTATCAAACAACATAACTTGGGAAGTGCTATACCCTGAATGGATTGACGAAGACAAAGAATTTGAAGTTCCCACTTGCCCTTCTCTGCCTAAGATTCAAGTACCTGGAAAACCACGGATTGATCTTATTGTTGTCAAGCTTCCTTGCAACAAGTTGGGGAGATGGTCAAGAGATGTGGCCCGTCTACACCTGCAGCTTGAAGCAGCAAGGCTTGCTGCCTCTTCTAAAAGCCGTCATCCAGTGCATGTGCTTTTGATAACTAATTGCTTTCCAATTCCAAATCTCTTCACTTGCGAGGATATTGTTATTCATACAGGGAATGCATGGCTATACAAGCCAAACCTTCATTGGTTGAGAGAAAAGGTGCAGCTACCTGTGGGATCATGTGAACTTGCAGTTCCTCTCAAGGCCAAAG AACATTTTTACTCAGAAAGGCCGCATAGAGAAGCATATGCAACGATCCTTCATTCTGCGCATGTGTATGTTTGTGGGGCCATTACTGCAGCTCAGAGTATCCGCATGGCAGGCTCAACATGA
- the LOC123229847 gene encoding vacuolar protein sorting-associated protein 45 homolog isoform X2 gives MVLVTSARDYINRMLQDISGMKVLILDSQTVSVVSVVYSQSELLQKEVFLVELVDSISKSKESMSHLKAIYFLRPTSENIQHLRQQLGNPRFGEYHLFFSNMLKDTQIHILADSDEQEVVQQVQEFYADFVANEPYHFTLNIPSNHLYMLPAVVDPSSLQHFSERVVDGIAAVFLALKRRPVIRYQRTSDIAKRIAQETAKLMYQQESGLFDFRRTEVSPLLLIIDRRDDPVTPLLNQWTYQAMVHELIGIQDNKVDLRNMGKVPKDQQEVVLSSEQDAFFKSNMYENFGDIGMNIKRMVDDFQQAAKSNQNIQTIEDMAKFVENYPEYKKMHGNVSKHVTLVTEMSKIVQERKLMLVSETEQELACNGGQGAAFEAVTNLLNNESISDIDRLRLVMLYALRYEKESPVQLMQLFNKLASRSAKYKPGLVQFLLKQAGTDKRTGDLYGNRDFLNIARNMARGLKGVENVYTQHQPLLFHTMESIVKGRLRDVDYPFVGNHFQQGRPQDVIIFIVGGTTYEESRAVSLQNASNSGIRFILGGSAILNSKRFLKDLEEAQRAVKYSASVV, from the exons ATGGTTCTAGTTACTTCTGCTCGGGATTACATCAACCGGATGTTGCAGGACATCTCCGGCATGAAAGTTCTCATTCTCGATTCTCAAACG GTTAGTGTTGTAAGTGTGGTGTATTCTCAGTCAGAGCTACTTCAGAAAGAAGTATTTTTGGTGGAACTGGTAGATTCCATTTCCAAGTCGAAAGAGTCAATGTCACATCTAAAAGCTATTTATTTCCTTCGGCCTACATCGGAGAATATTCAGCATTTGAGACAGCAGCTGGGTAATCCTAGATTTGGCGAGTATCACTTAT TTTTCTCCAACATGTTGAAGGATACCCAGATTCATATTTTAGCTGATTCAGATGAGCAGGAAGTTGTACAGCAAGTTCAG GAATTTTATGCAGATTTTGTTGCAAATGAACCGTATCATTTTACTTTGAATATACCCTCAAATCATCTTTATATGCTCCCAGCAGTTGTAGATCCTTCAAGTTTGCAGCACTTCTCTGAGCGAGTTGTTGATGGTATTGCTGCTGTTTTCTTGGCTTTAAAAAGAAGACCTGTTATTCGATACCAAAGGACCTCAGATATTGCAAAGAGGATAGCCCAGGAAACAGCT AAACTGATGTATCAGCAGGAAAGTGGTCTTTTTGATTTCAGACGTACAGAAGTTTCTCCATTATTGCTAATAATTGATAGAAGGGATGACCCTGTGACTCCATTGCTGAATCAGTGGACCTATCAG GCAATGGTTCATGAACTAATTGGCATTCAGGATAATAAAGTTGACTTGAGAAACATGGGCAAAGTTCCAAAAGATCAGCAG GAGGTTGTGCTGTCATCAGAACAAGATGCATTCTTCAAATCGAACATGTATGAGAATTTTGGAGATATTGGAATGAATATCAAGCGGATGGTTGATGATTTTCAACAAGCTGCTAAAAGCAACCAAAACATTCAGACTATAG AAGATATGGCCAAATTTGTTGAAAATTATCCAGAGTACAAAAAGATGCACGGAAATGTTTCAAAACATGTGACATTAGTCACAGAAATGAGCAAGATAGTTCAAGAGCGAAAACTCATGTTGGTTTCAGAAACAGAACAGGAGTTGGCTTGTAATGGCGGGCAAGGAGCTGCTTTTGAG GCAGTGACAAATCTTCTAAACAATGAAAGCATATCTGATATTGACCGTCTGCGCCTAGTAATGTTGTATGCTTTACGCTATGAGAAGGAGAGCCCGGTTCAGTTGATGCAGCTTTTCAACAAACTGGCTTCTCGATCTGCCAAGTACAAGCCTGGG CTTGTTCAGTTCCTCTTGAAGCAAGCAGGCACCGATAAGCGGACTGGGGATCTTTATGGAAATCGCGATTTTCTGAATATTGCTCGAAATATGGCTCGTGGCCTGAAG GGGGTTGAGAATGTCTACACCCAACACCAGCCTCTGCTGTTTCACACTATGGAGAGCATAGTCAAGGGACGGTTGCGAGATGTGGACTACCCATTTGTTGGAAATCATTTTCAGCAGGGCAG GCCACAAGATGTGATTATTTTCATTGTCGGTGGGACAACATATGAGGAGTCACGTGCTGTTTCTCTACAAAATGCCAGCAATTCTGGAATTCGTTTTATACTTGGTGGCTCTGCTATTCTCAATTCTAAGAG GTTTTTGAAGGACCTAGAAGAAGCACAGAGGGCAGTTAAATACAGTGCGAGTGTTGTCTGA
- the LOC123229847 gene encoding vacuolar protein sorting-associated protein 45 homolog isoform X1 codes for MVLVTSARDYINRMLQDISGMKVLILDSQTVSVVSVVYSQSELLQKEVFLVELVDSISKSKESMSHLKAIYFLRPTSENIQHLRQQLGNPRFGEYHLFFSNMLKDTQIHILADSDEQEVVQQVQEFYADFVANEPYHFTLNIPSNHLYMLPAVVDPSSLQHFSERVVDGIAAVFLALKRRPVIRYQRTSDIAKRIAQETAKLMYQQESGLFDFRRTEVSPLLLIIDRRDDPVTPLLNQWTYQAMVHELIGIQDNKVDLRNMGKVPKDQQEVVLSSEQDAFFKSNMYENFGDIGMNIKRMVDDFQQAAKSNQNIQTIEDMAKFVENYPEYKKMHGNVSKHVTLVTEMSKIVQERKLMLVSETEQELACNGGQGAAFEAVTNLLNNESISDIDRLRLVMLYALRYEKESPVQLMQLFNKLASRSAKYKPGLVQFLLKQAGTDKRTGDLYGNRDFLNIARNMARGLKGVENVYTQHQPLLFHTMESIVKGRLRDVDYPFVGNHFQQGSRPQDVIIFIVGGTTYEESRAVSLQNASNSGIRFILGGSAILNSKRFLKDLEEAQRAVKYSASVV; via the exons ATGGTTCTAGTTACTTCTGCTCGGGATTACATCAACCGGATGTTGCAGGACATCTCCGGCATGAAAGTTCTCATTCTCGATTCTCAAACG GTTAGTGTTGTAAGTGTGGTGTATTCTCAGTCAGAGCTACTTCAGAAAGAAGTATTTTTGGTGGAACTGGTAGATTCCATTTCCAAGTCGAAAGAGTCAATGTCACATCTAAAAGCTATTTATTTCCTTCGGCCTACATCGGAGAATATTCAGCATTTGAGACAGCAGCTGGGTAATCCTAGATTTGGCGAGTATCACTTAT TTTTCTCCAACATGTTGAAGGATACCCAGATTCATATTTTAGCTGATTCAGATGAGCAGGAAGTTGTACAGCAAGTTCAG GAATTTTATGCAGATTTTGTTGCAAATGAACCGTATCATTTTACTTTGAATATACCCTCAAATCATCTTTATATGCTCCCAGCAGTTGTAGATCCTTCAAGTTTGCAGCACTTCTCTGAGCGAGTTGTTGATGGTATTGCTGCTGTTTTCTTGGCTTTAAAAAGAAGACCTGTTATTCGATACCAAAGGACCTCAGATATTGCAAAGAGGATAGCCCAGGAAACAGCT AAACTGATGTATCAGCAGGAAAGTGGTCTTTTTGATTTCAGACGTACAGAAGTTTCTCCATTATTGCTAATAATTGATAGAAGGGATGACCCTGTGACTCCATTGCTGAATCAGTGGACCTATCAG GCAATGGTTCATGAACTAATTGGCATTCAGGATAATAAAGTTGACTTGAGAAACATGGGCAAAGTTCCAAAAGATCAGCAG GAGGTTGTGCTGTCATCAGAACAAGATGCATTCTTCAAATCGAACATGTATGAGAATTTTGGAGATATTGGAATGAATATCAAGCGGATGGTTGATGATTTTCAACAAGCTGCTAAAAGCAACCAAAACATTCAGACTATAG AAGATATGGCCAAATTTGTTGAAAATTATCCAGAGTACAAAAAGATGCACGGAAATGTTTCAAAACATGTGACATTAGTCACAGAAATGAGCAAGATAGTTCAAGAGCGAAAACTCATGTTGGTTTCAGAAACAGAACAGGAGTTGGCTTGTAATGGCGGGCAAGGAGCTGCTTTTGAG GCAGTGACAAATCTTCTAAACAATGAAAGCATATCTGATATTGACCGTCTGCGCCTAGTAATGTTGTATGCTTTACGCTATGAGAAGGAGAGCCCGGTTCAGTTGATGCAGCTTTTCAACAAACTGGCTTCTCGATCTGCCAAGTACAAGCCTGGG CTTGTTCAGTTCCTCTTGAAGCAAGCAGGCACCGATAAGCGGACTGGGGATCTTTATGGAAATCGCGATTTTCTGAATATTGCTCGAAATATGGCTCGTGGCCTGAAG GGGGTTGAGAATGTCTACACCCAACACCAGCCTCTGCTGTTTCACACTATGGAGAGCATAGTCAAGGGACGGTTGCGAGATGTGGACTACCCATTTGTTGGAAATCATTTTCAGCAGGGCAG CAGGCCACAAGATGTGATTATTTTCATTGTCGGTGGGACAACATATGAGGAGTCACGTGCTGTTTCTCTACAAAATGCCAGCAATTCTGGAATTCGTTTTATACTTGGTGGCTCTGCTATTCTCAATTCTAAGAG GTTTTTGAAGGACCTAGAAGAAGCACAGAGGGCAGTTAAATACAGTGCGAGTGTTGTCTGA